In a genomic window of Cyclopterus lumpus isolate fCycLum1 chromosome 13, fCycLum1.pri, whole genome shotgun sequence:
- the LOC117741845 gene encoding olfactory receptor 4E2-like, with protein sequence MMNSTQVSYFTLAAYFDTRMFKYLCFMFILSLYMLIVCSNVLLIVVICMNRSLHEPMYLFLCSLFVNELFGSSGLFPFLLVQILSDIHTVSAPLCFLQIFCLYTYACVEFFNLAVMSYDRYLAICYPLQYNTCMTFTKVTVLLAVIWSFGSVLCLVPVILSSSVQLCGNVINKVYCDNYFIIKLACSDTTASNVYGLIATCLTIACPVSLILYTYMRILRVCFSGSKQTRQKAVSTCTPHLASLLNFSFGCFFEILQSRFEMNNVPHIVRIFLSLYWLTCQPLLNPLRYGLKMSNIRILCRKQIFL encoded by the coding sequence ATGATGAACTCAACACAGGTTTCTTATTTCACACTTGCTGCCTATTTTGACACCAGGATGTTTAAATActtatgtttcatgtttattttgtctttgtatATGTTAATTGTTTGTTCCAATGTGTTGCTCATTGTGGTGATCTGTATGAACAGAAGCTTACATGAACCTATGTAcctttttctctgcagcctGTTTGTAAATGAACTGTTTGGTAGTTCAGGGTTGTTTCCATTCCTTCTGGTTCAGATCCTCTCTgacattcacactgtttctgctccactttgtttcctgcagattttctgtttgtacaCTTATGCTTGTGTGGAATTCTTCAACTTAGCCGTGATGTCTTATGACCGATATCTTGCCATCTGTTATCCTCTACAATATAACACTTGTATGACCTTTACCAAGGTTACAGTGCTCCTTGCTGTTATATGGTCCTTTGGTTCTGTTTTATGTTTGGTTCCAGTCATATTGAGTAGCTCTGTCCAGCTGTGTGGGAACGTAATCAACAAAGTCTACTGTGACAACTACTTCATTATCAAGCTGGCCTGTTCTGACACGACAGCCAGCAACGTCTATGGACTCATTGCTACTTGTCTCACAATTGCATGTCCTGTATCTCTAATCCTTTACACGTACATGAGGATCCTGAGAGTTTGTTTCTCTGGTTCTAAACAGACCCGACAGAAAGCGGTCAGTACCTGCACACCTCACCTCGCCTCCCTGCTCAACTTCTCCTTTGGGTGTTTCTTTGAAATATTACAGAGCAGATTTGAAATGAACAATGTACCTCATATTGTGCGCATCTTTTTGTCGCTGTACTGGCTTACATGTCAACCGCTCTTAAACCCTTTACGGTATGGtctgaaaatgtcaaatattcGTATCCTATGTAGAAAACAGATTTTTCTTTGA